One Candidatus Krumholzibacteriota bacterium DNA window includes the following coding sequences:
- a CDS encoding SLATT domain-containing protein, producing the protein MYTVPDTDDTCRRLLWNWHLAIRICHKAHIKAAAFLHRSNRRFGVPVVILSTVTGASVFATIESSPDVRIRIAVGLVSVTAGVLAGLQTFLGHADRAETHRVAAQRYGALRRELEEVLHTCTDLTVLPEGYLADIRMRWDEIDKDSPSLSQALYERVARSVRKKRESGGEFGVLSSPPIV; encoded by the coding sequence ATGTACACGGTACCCGATACGGACGACACGTGCCGCCGGCTCCTGTGGAACTGGCACCTGGCGATACGCATCTGCCACAAGGCCCACATCAAGGCCGCCGCTTTCCTGCACCGGAGCAACCGTCGGTTCGGCGTGCCAGTGGTCATCCTCTCGACGGTGACGGGCGCGTCGGTCTTCGCGACGATCGAGAGCTCGCCCGATGTCCGCATACGGATCGCCGTCGGCCTCGTTTCGGTGACCGCCGGAGTGTTGGCGGGCCTGCAGACCTTTCTCGGGCACGCCGATCGCGCCGAGACCCACCGGGTGGCGGCCCAGCGCTACGGGGCCCTCCGGCGCGAGTTGGAGGAGGTCCTCCACACATGCACGGATCTGACCGTGCTGCCCGAGGGATATCTCGCCGATATCCGGATGCGGTGGGACGAGATCGACAAGGACAGCCCGAGTCTCTCGCAGGCCCTCTACGAGCGCGTCGCGCGGAGCGTGAGGAAAAAGCGCGAATCGGGCGGGGAATTCGGCGTGCTCTCCTCTCCGCCGATCGTATAG
- a CDS encoding PD40 domain-containing protein, which yields MAHRHVNPFRIVLAAVLGAAVLAAAALPAAAAPAKRPLMRFPDIHGDRIVFVYGEDIWTVPASGGTATRLTIHDGAERYPKFSPDGEWIAFTGEYDGNTDVYLMNVDGGDITRVTWHPGRDEVIGWHPTSGKIMFSSARRSFNRFSRLYLINPDGTGLEELIMHEAARGCFSPDGSKIAYNRIAREDRTWKRYYGGTAQDLFVFDFEKMADTRITSFDGTDRLPMWIGDRIFFASDRDGALNIFGYDTATGDVKKYTNHTDYDVRRPSEGGTRIVYELGGALWTLDTESGQAAQVPVEIRADAPELRPYYKKVDGYISGGDISPSGNRVVLSARGEIFTVPKEEGPTRNLSNDCGANDKDPAWSPDGALIAFFSDRDGEYNLYVVDPKGTGEPRKLTSFESGYRHTLRWSPDSKRIAFTDQALTLWYIDVASKKLTKVDRAEYENIDVAIDLKPIYDFAWSPDSRWIAYSKMNADLVTQVWVYSLETAKTACVSDGLFNDFMPAFSTDGKRLFFVSNRRFDPTLCDFEWEMVYKKMAGIYSLALTPGAGSLFPPKSDEAAMTVAEPEEKKNEKKEEKKEEGGVVVEIDFDGIASRIEALPIERGNYRWLRTSGGNLFFLDKDEGDFNRFEFRDPGPMDLYRFDFEKKEAVKVAERVRDYRISADGKKVMFGRHRFVATADATAKDTKGEALDLDDVVLRIDPIREWRQIFDEAWRMERDFYYEPTMHGLDWNAMREKYAPLIESASCRQDVQFVIGELIGELATSHTYVFGGDVRRENDYHVGVGVLGIDWEADAKAGRFRITKIYRATDWTRGTVPPLAVPGVDVSEGDYLLAVNGEEITTDRNFYSWFEGLARKQVTILVNDKPAMKGAREYTVEPAGNGYVFRYNDWLEHNRAVVDEASNGQIGYLYFPDTYLGSCREFPRYYYGQTRKKGLVVDARFNGGGLDPAIFLNRLAKQPLGFWTRRYSHDQTNPSTITMAHLACLTNRQAGSGGDMFPMEFQMMKLGPVIGTRTWGGLVGVSQWISLIDGGGLSAPDYRIYSPDGSWVVENEGVTPDIIVDLDPVEMSNGHDAQLMKAVEVLMKKIEDDPRPWPEHPPYPKRK from the coding sequence ATGGCGCACAGACACGTGAATCCGTTCCGGATCGTCCTCGCGGCGGTCCTCGGCGCGGCCGTCCTCGCGGCGGCGGCCCTTCCCGCGGCGGCCGCGCCGGCGAAGCGCCCCCTCATGCGCTTTCCCGACATCCACGGCGACCGCATCGTCTTCGTCTACGGCGAGGACATCTGGACCGTGCCCGCCTCCGGCGGAACGGCCACCCGCCTCACGATCCACGACGGCGCGGAACGGTACCCGAAATTCTCCCCCGACGGCGAGTGGATCGCCTTCACCGGCGAGTACGACGGCAACACCGACGTCTACCTGATGAACGTCGACGGCGGCGACATCACACGCGTCACCTGGCATCCCGGCCGCGACGAGGTGATCGGCTGGCACCCGACCTCGGGCAAGATCATGTTCAGCTCGGCCCGCAGGTCCTTCAACCGGTTCTCACGGCTCTACCTGATCAACCCCGACGGCACGGGGCTCGAGGAACTGATCATGCACGAGGCGGCCCGCGGCTGCTTCTCGCCTGACGGCTCGAAGATCGCCTACAACCGCATCGCCCGCGAGGACCGCACGTGGAAGCGCTACTACGGCGGGACGGCGCAGGACCTCTTCGTCTTCGACTTCGAGAAGATGGCGGACACGAGGATCACCTCCTTCGACGGGACCGACCGCCTGCCGATGTGGATCGGCGACCGGATCTTCTTCGCCTCCGACCGCGACGGCGCGCTCAACATATTCGGCTACGACACGGCGACCGGCGACGTGAAGAAATACACGAACCACACCGACTACGACGTCCGCCGGCCGAGCGAGGGCGGAACGAGGATCGTCTACGAGCTGGGCGGCGCCCTCTGGACGCTCGACACGGAATCGGGCCAGGCCGCGCAGGTGCCGGTCGAGATCCGCGCCGACGCCCCCGAGCTGCGCCCCTACTACAAGAAGGTCGACGGCTACATCTCCGGCGGCGACATCTCGCCCTCGGGGAACCGCGTGGTCCTCTCCGCGCGCGGCGAGATATTCACCGTGCCCAAGGAGGAAGGCCCCACGCGCAACCTCTCGAACGACTGCGGCGCGAACGACAAGGATCCCGCCTGGTCGCCCGACGGCGCCCTGATCGCCTTCTTCTCCGACCGCGACGGCGAGTACAACCTCTACGTGGTCGACCCGAAGGGGACGGGCGAGCCCCGCAAGCTCACCTCCTTCGAGAGCGGCTACCGCCACACGCTCCGCTGGTCGCCCGACTCGAAGCGCATCGCATTCACCGACCAGGCTCTGACGCTGTGGTACATCGACGTCGCATCGAAGAAGCTGACGAAGGTCGACCGCGCCGAGTACGAGAACATCGATGTCGCGATCGACCTGAAGCCGATCTACGACTTCGCGTGGTCGCCCGACAGCCGTTGGATCGCCTACTCGAAGATGAACGCCGACCTCGTCACGCAGGTCTGGGTGTACTCGCTCGAGACCGCGAAGACCGCGTGCGTGAGCGACGGGCTCTTCAACGACTTCATGCCGGCCTTCTCGACCGACGGGAAGCGGCTCTTCTTCGTCTCCAACCGCAGATTCGATCCCACCCTCTGCGATTTCGAATGGGAGATGGTCTACAAGAAGATGGCCGGCATCTACTCCCTGGCCCTCACGCCGGGCGCCGGCTCCCTCTTCCCGCCGAAAAGCGACGAGGCGGCCATGACGGTCGCCGAGCCGGAGGAGAAGAAGAACGAGAAGAAGGAGGAGAAGAAGGAGGAGGGTGGCGTCGTCGTCGAAATCGATTTCGACGGCATCGCTTCGCGCATCGAGGCCCTGCCGATCGAGCGCGGCAACTATCGCTGGCTCAGGACGTCAGGCGGCAACCTCTTCTTTCTCGACAAGGACGAGGGCGACTTCAACCGCTTCGAGTTCCGCGATCCGGGCCCGATGGACCTCTACCGCTTCGACTTCGAGAAGAAGGAGGCGGTGAAGGTGGCCGAGCGGGTCCGCGACTACCGCATCTCCGCCGACGGCAAGAAGGTGATGTTCGGCCGCCACCGCTTCGTCGCCACCGCCGACGCGACGGCGAAGGACACGAAGGGCGAGGCGCTTGATCTCGACGACGTCGTGCTCCGGATCGATCCGATCCGCGAATGGCGCCAGATCTTCGACGAGGCCTGGCGGATGGAGCGCGATTTCTACTACGAGCCGACGATGCACGGCCTCGACTGGAACGCGATGCGCGAGAAGTACGCGCCCCTCATCGAGAGCGCGTCCTGCCGCCAGGACGTCCAGTTCGTCATCGGCGAGCTGATCGGCGAACTGGCCACCTCCCACACGTACGTTTTCGGGGGCGACGTTCGCCGCGAGAACGACTACCACGTGGGCGTCGGCGTCCTCGGCATCGACTGGGAGGCCGACGCGAAGGCCGGCCGGTTCCGCATCACGAAGATCTACCGCGCGACCGACTGGACGCGCGGGACGGTGCCGCCCCTGGCGGTGCCGGGCGTCGACGTGAGCGAGGGGGACTACCTGCTCGCCGTGAACGGCGAGGAGATCACGACCGACCGCAATTTCTACAGCTGGTTCGAGGGGCTCGCCCGCAAGCAGGTGACGATCCTCGTCAACGACAAGCCCGCGATGAAGGGGGCCCGCGAGTACACCGTCGAGCCGGCCGGCAACGGCTACGTCTTCCGCTACAACGACTGGCTCGAGCACAACCGCGCCGTGGTCGACGAGGCGTCGAACGGCCAAATCGGCTACCTGTACTTCCCCGACACCTATCTCGGCTCCTGCCGCGAGTTCCCCCGCTACTACTACGGCCAGACGCGCAAGAAGGGGCTCGTCGTCGACGCCCGCTTCAACGGCGGCGGGCTCGACCCGGCGATCTTCCTCAACCGCCTCGCCAAGCAGCCGCTCGGCTTCTGGACGCGGCGCTACTCGCACGACCAGACGAACCCGTCGACGATCACGATGGCGCACCTCGCCTGCCTGACCAACCGCCAGGCCGGCTCGGGCGGCGACATGTTCCCGATGGAGTTCCAGATGATGAAGCTCGGCCCCGTCATCGGCACCCGTACGTGGGGCGGTCTCGTGGGCGTCTCGCAGTGGATCTCGCTGATCGACGGCGGCGGGCTGTCTGCCCCCGACTACCGCATCTACTCCCCCGACGGATCGTGGGTCGTGGAGAACGAGGGGGTCACCCCGGACATCATCGTCGATCTCGACCCGGTCGAGATGTCGAACGGGCACGACGCGCAGCTGATGAAGGCCGTCGAGGTCCTCATGAAGAAGATCGAGGACGATCCGCGACCGTGGCCCGAGCATCCGCCCTACCCGAAGCGGAAGTAG